The following coding sequences lie in one Cottoperca gobio unplaced genomic scaffold, fCotGob3.1 fCotGob3_345arrow_ctg1, whole genome shotgun sequence genomic window:
- the LOC115005695 gene encoding LOW QUALITY PROTEIN: transcriptional activator GLI3-like (The sequence of the model RefSeq protein was modified relative to this genomic sequence to represent the inferred CDS: inserted 2 bases in 2 codons): KPYVCKIPGCTKRYTDPSSLRKHVKTVHGPEAHVTKKQRSDLPPRPPXPKENGENETGNRDRIQREDKMSDNSSPRGREDYLHVXSIKTENSVMYQSSPGGQSSCSSEPSPLGSATNNDSGVEMAAHSGGSLGDLSTLDDLPFVESLGCEDSTGGVAVMGLHFRKQFGTSLRLEHLKKEKLKTVRDSCRWASSPAAPVLGTKLPPIPASGFFLESPSMGGDPVSFPGSGFGDLSSGKTTLLEHLSERRDSTSSTLSSVYTLSRRSSGISPCYSSRRSSQASQFGSNRPSNLSSADSYDPISADMSRRSSQNSQSGGGSGGGGLPSPLSLTPAQHYRLKAKYAAATGGAPPTPLPYMDRMCLKTHTALYGDSQESSSTNKGLPSRQYSSYTTRSLMPHEVPSNIPRRASDPVRRVAIDNTSQPQMQRYNSMGTLSGAVTMQPHLPPAADRQHLSQKPDVSPHRYPYSLRPPSISENITMRMITGDIPEEDVMLPDLSTDNRGSTNQQDFQGTPNLQQHSYYQRRMAVVNTNMNLQHQVLAPSSMGPGQQRSSSPRDSKANLLAQWNKASSGPMDASQHYSKLQARGNLAVLQQNQNVGSFHNSINQQMIQNLVNTTQQRCKQLNTEPGANGFQQQRCPQSSNLNEALSSPYRFNKGISPYDRNGNTYPQCNSPTCKQEPADTEPVDMHFADAGFQPVQVKIEDCDVSIMISDQQNCDMTSQNPLQTGNQSHLQPVPPTGPTPLNRHLSGPKAVQQTRHQSNATPDVASKLPSGVLGLQCSDNSDDNALYYTGRIQVFEPNRNLEHHVSPVNAPPFESDAASPSSGNKPTPVDCNAVLEQPQIDFDCMLDDGDHSSVMSGTLSPGLLQSLSQSSSRLTTPRNSATLPSLPAGTGNMAIGDMSSLLTALAEESKFLSSMS, translated from the exons AAACCCTACGTGTGTAAGATCCCCGGCTGTACGAAGCGCTACACGGATCCCAGTTCCCTCAGGAAGCACGTGAAGACGGTCCACGGCCCGGAGGCCCACGTCACAAAGAAGCAGCGCAGCGACCTGCCGCCGAGGCCGC CGCCCAAGGAGAACGGCGAGAACGAGACGGGGAACAGAGACAGAATCCAGAGGGAGGACAAGATGTCCGACAACAGCTCCCCCAGAGGCAGGGAGGACTACCTGCACG AATCCATCAAGACGGAGAACTCTGTG ATGTATCAGTCCAGCCCTGGCGGTCAGTCATCATGTAGCAGCGAACCATCGCCACTTGGCAGTGCCACCAACAATGACAGTGGAGTAGAAATGGCGGCGCACAGCGGGGGGAGCCTGGGGGACCTCAGCACCCTGGACGACCTGCCCTTTGTGGAGTCCCTGGGCTGTGAAGATTCAACCGGCGGGGTCGCGGTGATGGGTCTACACTTTCGAAAGCAGTTCGGCACCAGCCTTCGCCTGGAGCatctgaagaaggagaagctgaAGACAGTGAGGGACTCGTGTCGGTGGGCCAGCAGCCCAGCGGCTCCGGTCCTCGGCACCAAGCTCCCACCCATACCAGCAAGCG GGTTCTTCCTGGAGAGCCCAAGTATGGGTGGTGATCCGGTGTCCTTCCCTGGTTCTGGCTTTGGTGATCTGAGCTCTGGTAAAACGACTCTGCTGGAACACCTTTCAGAGCGCCGTGACAGCACATCCAGCACCCTGAGCTCAGTTTACACCCTCAGTCGCCGCTCCTCAGGCATCTCCCCGTGCTACTCAAGTCGGCGCTCAAGCCAGGCCTCGCAGTTCGGTTCCAACCGCCCCAGCAACCTTAGCTCTGCCGACTCCTACGACCCCATCTCGGCCGACATGTCCCGGCGCTCCAGTCAGAACAGCCAGAGTGGGGGAGGCAGCGGAGGAGGGGGCTTACCCAGCCCTCTCAGCCTGACCCCAGCCCAGCACTACCGCCTCAAAGCAAAATACGCGGCTGCCACTGGAGGTGCACCGCCTACGCCTCTTCCATACATGGACCGAATGTGTTTGAAGACCCACACCGCACTGTACGGGGACTCCCAGGAATCGTCCAGCACCAACAAAGGCCTGCCTTCCAGACAGTACAGCAGCTACACCACACGGAGCCTGATGCCCCATGAGGTCCCGTCTAACATCCCCCGCCGAGCCAGTGACCCCGTGAGACGCGTGGCCATTGATAATACCAGCCAGCCACAAATGCAGCGCTACAACAGCATGGGCACACTGAGTGGAGCAGTGACCATGCAGCCGCATCTGCCTCCTGCAGCAGACCGCCAACATTTATCCCAGAAACCGGACGTTAGTCCCCACCGCTACCCTTACAGCCTGCGACCACCCAGCATTTCAGAAAATATCACCATGAGGATGATAACGGGTGACATCCCAGAAGAAGATGTGATGCTGCCTGACCTCAGCACTGACAACAGAGGGTCAACAAATCAACAAGATTTTCAAGGTACCCCCAATCTCCAGCAGCATTCGTACTATCAGAGAAGGATGGCTGTTGTGAATACCAACATGAACCTGCAGCATCAGGTTTTAGCCCCCTCCAGCATGGGTCCAGGGCAGCAGCGTTCATCTTCACCGAGGGACAGTAAGGCCAACTTACTTGCTCAGTGGAACAAAGCCTCTTCGGGACCCATGGATGCCAGCCAGCACTACTCAAAGCTCCAGGCTCGAGGGAACCTGGCTGTCCTCCAGCAAAACCAGAACGTTGGATCTTTTCACAACAGCATCAACCAGCAGATGATTCAAAACCTCGTCAACACAACGCAGCAGAGATGCAAACAGCTGAATACTGAACCCGGAGCAAACGGCTTCCAACAGCAGAGATGCCCGCAGTCGTCAAATCTCAATGAAGCCCTTAGCTCTCCGTACAGGTTTAACAAAGGCATCAGTCCCTATGATAGGAACGGTAACACGTATCCCCAGTGCAACAGCCCCACATGCAAACAGGAGCCTGCTGACACGGAGCCTGTGGACATGCACTTTGCTGATGCTGGATTTCAGCCAGTGCAAGTTAAAATTGAGGACTGTGATGTATCCATCATGATTTCAGATCAGCAGAACTGTGACATGACCTCCCAGAATCCTTTGCAAACTGGGAATCAGAGTCACCTCCAGCCAGTGCCACCAACAGGACCTACACCTCTAAACAGGCACCTTTCAGGGCCAAAAGCGGTGCAGCAAACACGGCACCAAAGTAACGCTACCCCGGATGTTGCTTCCAAATTACCCAGTGGAGTTTTAGGACTTCAATGCAGCGACAACTCTGATGACAATGCCTTGTATTACACAGGACGGATTCAAGTGTTTGAGCCCAACAGGAACTTGGAGCATCATGTTTCTCCTGTGAATGCACCTCCTTTTGAAAGCGACGCAGCGTCCCCCAGTTCAGGCAACAAGCCAACGCCTGTAGACTGTAACGCAGTTCTGGAGCAGCCGCAGATAGACTTTGATTGCATGCTGGACGATGGGGATCACTCCAGCGTCATGTCGGGAACCCTGAGTCCAGGTCTGCTCCAGAGCTTGTCCCAGAGTTCCTCTCGCCTGACAACGCCCAGGAACTCTGCGACGTTGCCCTCGCTGCCGGCGGGGACGGGGAACATGGCCATCGGGGACATGAGCTCGTTGCTGACCGCTTTGGCAGAAGAGAGCAAGTTCCTC